The DNA sequence ATTATGATGAAACTTTCTCTCCAGTTGCCAAGCTGAACACGATCCGAACATTACTATCGGTTGCAGCCTGTAAAGATTGGCCGTTACATCAATTTGATGTGACAGATGCCTTTCTCCACGGGGAATTAGAGAAGAACAAGGAGGTCTACATGACAGTCCCACCAGGATTCGAGAGCGAATTCAATCCAGGACAAGCGTGCAGATTATAGAAAACTTTGTATGGATTGAAACAATCTCCAAGAATATGGTTTGGAAGGTTCTGTCAAGCGATGATCAAACATGGGTTCAAACAGAGCCTCTCTGACCATACGCTCTTCACAAAAAGAAGGGAAGATAAGGTAACATGTCTCATTATTTATGTGGACGATATGATAATAACAGGGGATGGTATAGAAGAAATCAACAATCTCAAGTCTAACTAGGGGATGGTATAGAAGAAATCAACAATCTCAAGTCTAACTTGTTCAAAGAATTTGGCATGAAGGATCTTGGTCCCTTGAAATATTTTCTAGGGATAGAGGTGTTGAGATCATGACATGGAATATTCCTGAGGCAGaggaaatatgtacttgaccTTTTGGCAGAGACCGGACTCCTTGACTGCAAGCCTGCCGAAACGCCAATGGTATCTAATCATGGGTTaaagatagagagaaataCCAAAGATTAGTTGGGAAACTAATTTATCTCTCCCATACCATACCCGACATCATATATGCAGTAGGAGTTGTCAGTCAGTTCATGCACCAACCACAAGAAGAACATATGCATACAGCGTTAAGGATTGTGAGGTACGTGAAAGGCATAACGAACAATGGAGTTTTCTTAAAAAAAGGAGAACATCTCGAAGTTGACGGCTACACAGATGCTGATTGGGCTAGCAATCCAATCGATAGATTGTCAACTGGTGGATACTTCACATTCGTAGGGGGCAACCTAGTTACTTGGAGAAGCAAGAAACAAAAGGTTGTAGCTCTATCAAGTGCTGAGCAGAATTCAGAGGCATCAAGAGTAGGCTCATGGAGATCATGTGGCTAAGGAGGCTACTCACTGAAATCGGTTTCTCCCCAAGTCGGAAGAGCAAGCTATTTTGTGATAATAAAACGACAATCAGCATATCAGATAATCCAGTCCAACACGACAGGACTAAACATAACATGTCGAGGTTGATGCCactttattaaagaaaaacttGAGGGAGTAATTATCGAGTTTCCATTCGTTCGATCTGAAGAACAGTTGGCAGATATTTCAACCAAAGCCG is a window from the Salvia hispanica cultivar TCC Black 2014 chromosome 1, UniMelb_Shisp_WGS_1.0, whole genome shotgun sequence genome containing:
- the LOC125191845 gene encoding secreted RxLR effector protein 161-like, with the protein product MGSNRASLTIRSSQKEGKIRDRGVEIMTWNIPEAEEILGVVSQFMHQPQEEHMHTALRIVRYVKGITNNGVFLKKGEHLEVDGYTDADWASNPIDRLSTGGYFTFVGGNLVTWRSKKQKVVALSSAEQNSEASRVGSWRSCG